A region of Plantactinospora sp. BC1 DNA encodes the following proteins:
- the msrB gene encoding peptide-methionine (R)-S-oxide reductase MsrB, whose product MADNSVRDDRENRLPSTEEEWRVRLSPEEFRVLRQAGTERPWTGEYVETKTAGTYHCRACGAELFSSDTKFDSHCGWPSFDRALPGAIRYLEDRSLGMVRIEVRCANCDSHLGHRFDGEGFTPTNARYCINSISMRLDPSIT is encoded by the coding sequence ATGGCTGACAACAGTGTCCGGGACGACCGGGAAAACAGGCTGCCGAGCACCGAGGAGGAGTGGCGGGTCCGGCTCAGCCCGGAGGAGTTCCGGGTACTCCGCCAGGCGGGCACGGAGCGCCCCTGGACCGGCGAGTACGTGGAAACCAAGACCGCCGGCACCTACCACTGCCGGGCCTGCGGGGCGGAACTCTTCTCCAGCGACACCAAGTTCGACTCGCACTGCGGCTGGCCGAGCTTCGACCGGGCGCTGCCCGGCGCCATCCGTTACCTGGAGGACCGCTCGCTCGGCATGGTCCGGATCGAGGTGCGCTGCGCCAACTGCGACTCGCATCTCGGGCACCGCTTCGACGGCGAGGGCTTCACCCCGACGAACGCCCGGTACTGCATCAACTCGATCTCGATGCGCCTCGACCCGTCGATCACGTAG
- a CDS encoding GNAT family N-acetyltransferase: MPQSQTPPIQANSADRVELRVASFADLDARTLHDLLKLRADVFVVEQECAYPDLDGRDVEPGTRHLWLARGGAPIAYLRLLADPGGVERISRVVVAPQARGGGYAGRLIGEALAIVGSRPCVLDAQAHLVDLYARYGFTRTGPEYIEDGIPHVPMRREPA; this comes from the coding sequence ATGCCGCAATCGCAGACGCCACCGATCCAGGCGAACTCCGCCGACCGGGTCGAGCTTCGGGTCGCCTCCTTCGCCGACCTCGACGCCCGGACCCTGCACGACCTGCTGAAGCTGCGGGCCGACGTCTTCGTGGTCGAGCAGGAGTGCGCCTATCCCGACCTCGACGGCCGGGACGTCGAGCCGGGCACCCGGCACCTGTGGCTGGCCCGGGGCGGCGCGCCGATCGCGTACCTGCGACTGCTCGCCGATCCGGGTGGGGTGGAACGGATCAGCCGGGTGGTGGTGGCCCCGCAGGCCCGGGGCGGCGGGTACGCCGGACGGCTGATCGGCGAGGCGCTGGCGATCGTCGGCTCCCGGCCGTGCGTACTCGACGCCCAGGCGCACCTGGTCGACCTCTACGCCCGCTACGGCTTCACCCGCACCGGGCCGGAGTACATCGAGGACGGCATCCCGCACGTGCCGATGCGCCGGGAGCCGGCCTGA
- the ligD gene encoding non-homologous end-joining DNA ligase, translating into MAGGSAKAKPVEVEVAGHTVRLSSPDRVYFPRRGFTKKDMFDYYLAVGDGIMRALGNRPTALQRFPEGIEGEMFYQKRVPARGVPSWIQTAKIQFPSGRSADELCPADLAHVAWAAQMGTVVFHPWPVRGVDVDRPDELRIDLDPQPGTDFADAVEAAGEVRGLLDELGATGWPKTSGGRGVHVYLRIEPRWTFTEVRRAVIAFAREVERRRPDLVTTSWWKEQRGEKVFIDYNQMARDRTIACAYSLRANARATVSTPVTWDELPDVEPDDFDLKTVPERVAKIGDPHAGIDDAPWDISPLLEWADRDDRDGSGDLPYPPDHPKMPGEPKRVQPSRDRDRKE; encoded by the coding sequence ATGGCTGGTGGCAGCGCGAAGGCGAAGCCCGTCGAGGTCGAGGTGGCCGGGCACACGGTACGGCTGAGCAGCCCGGACCGGGTCTACTTCCCCCGTCGCGGGTTCACCAAGAAGGACATGTTCGACTACTACCTCGCGGTCGGCGACGGGATCATGCGGGCGCTGGGCAACCGGCCGACGGCGTTGCAGCGCTTCCCCGAGGGCATCGAGGGGGAGATGTTCTATCAGAAGCGGGTGCCGGCCCGGGGCGTACCGTCCTGGATCCAGACCGCGAAGATCCAGTTTCCGAGCGGCCGGAGCGCCGACGAACTCTGCCCGGCCGACCTGGCCCACGTGGCCTGGGCGGCCCAGATGGGCACCGTGGTCTTCCACCCGTGGCCGGTCCGGGGCGTCGACGTCGACCGCCCCGACGAGCTGCGCATCGACCTCGACCCGCAGCCGGGCACCGACTTCGCCGACGCGGTCGAGGCGGCCGGCGAGGTGCGTGGACTCCTGGACGAGCTGGGCGCGACCGGCTGGCCGAAGACCTCCGGCGGCCGGGGCGTGCACGTCTATCTGCGGATCGAGCCCCGCTGGACCTTCACCGAGGTACGCCGGGCGGTGATCGCGTTCGCCCGGGAGGTGGAGCGGCGCCGCCCCGACCTGGTCACCACCTCCTGGTGGAAGGAGCAGCGCGGCGAGAAGGTCTTCATCGACTACAACCAGATGGCCCGGGACCGGACGATCGCCTGCGCCTACTCGCTGCGGGCCAACGCCCGGGCCACCGTCTCCACCCCGGTCACCTGGGACGAGCTGCCGGACGTCGAACCGGACGACTTCGACCTGAAGACCGTGCCGGAGCGGGTGGCGAAGATCGGCGACCCGCACGCCGGCATCGACGACGCCCCGTGGGACATCAGCCCGCTGCTGGAGTGGGCAGACCGGGACGACCGGGACGGCTCCGGCGACCTGCCCTATCCGCCGGACCACCCGAAGATGCCGGGGGAGCCGAAGCGGGTCCAGCCGTCCCGGGACCGCGACCGCAAGGAGTGA
- a CDS encoding Prokaryotic metallothionein, translated as MATTCEVCGNDYWLAFEVRTMSGDVHTFDSFECAAHKLAPVCEHCGIRIMGHGVEVSGRFFCCGHCARVVEGERGAEIRDAVGARPA; from the coding sequence ATGGCGACGACCTGCGAGGTCTGTGGCAACGACTACTGGCTGGCGTTCGAGGTCCGCACGATGAGCGGGGACGTGCACACCTTCGACTCGTTCGAGTGCGCGGCACACAAGCTCGCTCCGGTCTGCGAGCACTGCGGCATCCGGATCATGGGACACGGCGTCGAGGTCTCCGGCCGGTTCTTCTGCTGCGGGCACTGCGCCCGGGTCGTCGAGGGCGAGCGCGGCGCGGAGATCCGGGACGCCGTCGGCGCCCGCCCGGCCTGA